The following coding sequences lie in one Arachis ipaensis cultivar K30076 chromosome B03, Araip1.1, whole genome shotgun sequence genomic window:
- the LOC107631539 gene encoding berberine bridge enzyme-like 26 has translation MESYSFRPFLSSFLILLSISLTNSIPIQEAFNHCVTLHSQTPNEFPSAVYTPNNASYTSILESTAQNLRYLLPSLPKPEFIFTPFHDSQVQAAVICAKQLGIHMRVRSGGHDYEGLSYVSFIEKPFMILDLVKLREINVDIAQNTAWIQAGATVGEVYYRIAEKSAVHGFPAGLCTTLGIGGHITGGAYGSMMRKYGLGADNVLDARIVDANGRILDREAMGEDLFWAIRGGGGGSFGVILWWKIKLVPVPETVTVFTVTKSLEQGANKILYRWQEVAPSIDENLFIRVLIQTANGSVPGRRTVTTSYNALFLGSADTLLQVMKQSFPELGLTRKDCVETSWIKSVLYIAGFPSGTAPEVLLQAKSTSKAYFKAKSDFIRQVIPENSLNSLWKIFLQEDGPLMIWNPYGGMMGRIPESATPFPHRQGTLYKIQYVTGWLDGEKSMARHMNWIRRFYYFMAPYASKYPREAYVNYRDLDIGMNHQNTTSFSKASVWGFKYFKNNFLRLVQVKTKVDPSNFFRHEQSIPPFHTKRW, from the coding sequence ATGGAGTCTTACTCCTTTAGGCCCTTCTTGTCAAGTTTTCTGATTCTGTTGTCAATTTCACTCACTAACTCAATTCCAATTCAAGAAGCTTTCAACCATTGTGTAACACTCCATTCTCAAACCCCAAATGAATTTCCCAGTGCAGTGTACACTCCTAACAATGCTTCCTACACTTCTATCCTTGAATCCACTGCTCAGAACCTAAGGTACTTGCTACCCTCACTGCCAAAACCAGAATTCATATTCACACCATTCCATGACTCACAAGTCCAAGCTGCAGTGATTTGCGCCAAACAGCTTGGTATTCACATGAGGGTGAGAAGTGGAGGCCATGACTACGAAGGCCTCTCTTATGTTTCTTTCATAGAGAAGCCATTCATGATCCTAGACTTGGTCAAGCTCCGCGAGATCAACGTTGATATCGCGCAGAACACGGCTTGGATTCAAGCCGGTGCCACCGTGGGCGAAGTTTATTACAGAATTGCAGAGAAGAGCGCAGTGCATGGCTTCCCTGCAGGGCTTTGCACAACCCTGGGAATTGGCGGCCACATAACAGGGGGTGCATATGGTTCTATGATGAGAAAGTATGGCCTTGGAGCCGACAATGTCCTCGATGCTCGAATCGTGGATGCCAACGGCAGGATTCTGGACAGAGAAGCCATGGGAGAGGACTTGTTTTGGGCAATCAGAGGTGGTGGTGGAGGCAGCTTTGGAGTTATCCTCTGGTGGAAGATCAAGCTGGTTCCAGTGCCGGAAACCGTGACAGTTTTTACGGTTACCAAGAGCTTAGAACAAGGAGCAAACAAGATTCTGTATAGGTGGCAGGAGGTGGCACCAAGCATTGATGAGAATCTGTTCATCAGAGTTTTGATTCAAACAGCCAACGGAAGCGTTCCGGGGCGCAGAACCGTGACAACTTCTTACAATGCTCTCTTCCTTGGCAGTGCTGACACGCTCCTCCAAGTGATGAAGCAGAGCTTCCCTGAATTGGGATTGACAAGAAAGGACTGCGTAGAAACCAGCTGGATCAAATCTGTTCTTTACATTGCTGGATTCCCCAGTGGAACTGCTCCTGAAGTTCTGCTCCAAGCAAAATCAACATCCAAGGCTTACTTCAAAGCAAAATCTGATTTCATCAGGCAAGTCATCCCGGAGAATTCGCTAAACTCGCTATGGAAGATTTTCCTGCAGGAAGATGGGCCTCTCATGATTTGGAATCCCTATGGAGGAATGATGGGGAGGATTCCGGAATCTGCCACACCTTTCCCTCACAGGCAAGGAACTCTCTACAAGATTCAGTATGTAACTGGATGGCTTGATGGAGAGAAGAGCATGGCAAGGCATATGAACTGGATCAGAAGATTTTACTACTTTATGGCTCCTTATGCTTCAAAATATCCAAGGGAAGCTTATGTTAACTACAGGGATCTTGATATTGGGATGAACCACCAGAATACCACAAGCTTCTCAAAGGCTTCTGTTTGGGGATTCAAATATTTCAAGAACAACTTCCTCAGACTAGTACAGGTGAAGACTAAAGTTGATCCATCTAATTTCTTTAGGCATGAACAGAGTATCCCTCCATTCCACACTAAGAGATGGTAG
- the LOC107631542 gene encoding dihydroceramide fatty acyl 2-hydroxylase FAH1 — MVKVDLKKPLVFQVGHLGDGYDEWVHDPILGKEGPRFFHSNFLEFFTRTPWYAIPIVWIPVALFFIHNSLTMGVPPSNISQLILIGLLAWTLAEYLLHRFLFHVKTTSYWGNTFHYLLHGCHHKHPMDHLRLVFPPAAAAMFAVPLWNIVKLFSTPTTAPAIFGGLLLGYVMYDCTHYYLHHGQPKSDAPKMLKKYHLNHHYRISNYGFGITSPLWDVVFGTLPPSVKGDSKSS, encoded by the exons ATGGTGAAGGTTGATTTGAAGAAGCCGCTGGTGTTCCAGGTGGGACATCTTGGAGATGGATACGATGAGTGGGTTCACGATCCAATTCTGGGAAAGGAAGGCCCCCGCTTCTTCCACAGCAATTTTCTGGAGTTCTTCACGCGCACTCCCTGGTACGCCATCCCAATTGTATGGATACCCGTCGCCTTATTCTTCATTCACAACTCCCTCACCATGGGCGTCCCTCCTTCTAATATTTCCCAGCTCATCCTCATTGGCCTCTTAGCCTGGACCCTCGCCGAGTACCTTTTGCATCGCTTCCTTTTCCACGTCAAAACCACCTCTTACTG GGGAAATACCTTCCATTATCTTCTCCATGGCTGCCACCATAAACACCCCATGGATCACCTCAGACTCGTTTTCCCTCCAGCAGCCGCCGCCATGTTTGCTGTCCCG TTGTGGAACATTGTGAAGCTTTTCAGCACTCCAACAACTGCTCCTGCTATTTTCGGAGGTCTTTTGTTGGGATACGTCATGTACGATTGCACACATTACTATTTGCACCATGGTCAACCCAAGTCTGATGCTCCCAAAATGCTCAAG AAGTACCACTTGAATCATCACTATCGGATCTCCAACTATGGTTTTGGGATCACCTCACCGCTATGGGATGTCGTTTTCGGAACCCTTCCTCCTTCTGTAAAGGGAGATTCCAAAAGTAGTTAA
- the LOC107631537 gene encoding berberine bridge enzyme-like 21, whose product MEKPISLLATLIVLLLYASDCLAAPSSRNSLFATFLNCLKTHTNQPNQVSNIVYSQTNASYDSVLKASARNARFNNPSTPKPLLIITPLNENHVQNSVLCAKSIGVQLKIRSGGHDFEGISYVSQAPFIILDMFHFQNVIVDVQNEIAVIEAGATLGQVYYRIYEKSSVHGFPAGVCPTVGVGGHLSGGGYGNMIRKHGLSVDHVIDAKIVDVNGRILDREAMGDDLFWAIRGGGGASFGVILSYTVRLVPVPETVTVFQVDKTLEQNATDLVFQWQQVAPHTDERLFMRLVMQPVAKRTMRASVMALFLGGADEVVTLLEKEFPLLGLKKETCHEMRWIDSVLWWANYNDGSTLKALLDRSHYRVHYNKKKSDYIQTPISKAGLNLIWKKMIELGRVVLIFNPYGGRMNEVPYDATPFPHRAGNLYKVQYSVTWEGGGDGADKKFIGEIRMMYSYMTPFVSKNPRSAYFNYRDLDIGVKMHGKDSYQDGVVYGSKYFNRNFERLVKVKSAIDPQNFFWNEQSIPILGSNKLFL is encoded by the coding sequence ATGGAAAAACCAATCTCTCTCCTTGCTACTCTTATTGTTCTGCTTCTTTATGCCTCTGACTGTTTGGCAGCCCCATCATCAAGAAATTCCCTATTTGCCACTTTCCTCAACTGCCTAAAAACCCACACAAACCAACCAAACCAAGTTTCAAACATAGTTTATTCCCAAACAAACGCATCCTATGACTCTGTCCTTAAAGCCTCTGCTAGAAATGCCAGGTTCAACAACCCCTCAACCCCAAAGCCATTACTCATCATCACCCCTCTTAATGAAAACCATGTACAGAACTCTGTTCTCTGCGCGAAAAGCATTGGTGTTCAACTCAAAATCAGGAGTGGTGGCCATGATTTTGAAGGCATTTCATATGTCTCTCAGGCTCCCTTTATCATCCTTGACATGTTCCACTTTCAGAATGTAATTGTGGATGTTCAAAACGAGATTGCTGTGATCGAAGCAGGTGCCACTCTTGGACAAGTTTACTATAGAATTTATGAGAAGAGCAGTGTTCATGGCTTCCCTGCAGGGGTGTGTCCCACTGTGGGTGTTGGTGGCCACCTCAGTGGAGGAGGCTATGGCAACATGATCAGAAAGCATGGCTTATCAGTTGATCATGTCATCGACGCGAAAATTGTTGATGTAAATGGTAGGATTCTTGACAGGGAAGCAATGGGGGATGATCTTTTCTGGGCCATTAGAGGCGGCGGAGGAGCGAGTTTCGGAGTCATATTGTCCTACACTGTTAGGCTAGTTCCAGTGCCGGAAACGGTTACTGTTTTCCAGGTTGATAAGACTCTTGAGCAGAATGCAACTGATCTTGTTTTCCAATGGCAGCAGGTTGCTCCTCACACAGATGAGAGACTCTTCATGAGGCTGGTGATGCAGCCGGTAGCGAAAAGAACCATGAGAGCCTCGGTTATGGCTTTGTTTCTTGGAGGAGCTGATGAAGTTGTGACACTGCTGGAAAAGGAGTTTCCATTACTGGGTTTAAAGAAGGAAACTTGCCATGAAATGAGGTGGATTGACTCTGTTTTATGGTGGGCTAATTACAATGATGGATCAACATTGAAGGCATTGCTTGATAGAAGCCATTACAGGGTGCATTACAACAAGAAGAAATCGGATTATATTCAGACACCGATTTCGAAAGCCGGGCTTAATCTGATATGGAAGAAGATGATTGAGTTGGGAAGAGTTGTTCTCATTTTCAATCCATATGGTGGAAGAATGAATGAGGTTCCTTATGATGCTACACCGTTTCCTCATCGTGCTGGGAATTTATACAAAGTTCAGTATAGTGTGACATGGGAGGGAGGAGGAGATGGtgctgataagaagttcattggtGAGATTAGAATGATGTACAGTTACATGACTCCATTTGTGTCAAAGAATCCAAGGAGTGCTTACTTCAACTATAGGGATCTTGATATTGGTGTGAAGATGCATGGCAAGGATAGCTACCAAGATGGGGTGGTTTATGGTTCCAAGTATTTTAATAGAAACTTTGAGAGGTTGGTGAAGGTTAAAAGTGCCATTGATCCTCAAAACTTCTTCTGGAATGAGCAGAGTATACCAATTCTTGGGAGcaacaagttatttttgtag
- the LOC107631538 gene encoding berberine bridge enzyme-like 13, whose translation MSHLTIIILLLFLSRTSSDSIQESFVRCLHVNSDKSFPFDASIYTQNNASFTTVLDSSAQNLRFLVPSAPKPSFIFTPNTESHVQAAVICAKKLNIHLRVRSGGHDYEGMSYVSEIETPFMVVDLAKLRAINVDMKSNTAWIQAGATIGEVYYRIYQKSSVHGFPAGLCTSLGVGGHITGGAYGSMMRKFGLGADNVLDARMVDVNGRILDRRSMGEDLFWAIRGGGGGSFGILLWWKIKLVEVPPTVTVFTVPRTLEEGGTKLLHRWQEVAPYIDENLFIRVIIQPSNVGNTTKRTITTAYNALYLGGARKLLEVMQKSFPELGLTAKDCEETSWIKSVMYIAGYPDNTPPQVLLQGKSTFKNYFKAKSDFVRQPIPVAGLRGLWQRMMQEESPLMIWNPYGGKMSDFSESHIPFPHRNGTLFKIQYVTLWQDGKENAGKHIDWLRDLYTYMGAYVSKSPREAYVNYRDLDLGMNSKSRTSFKQASNWGYRYFKGNFKRLVKIKTKVDPGNFFRHEQSIPPLPY comes from the coding sequence ATGTCACACTTAACAATAATAATCCTACTCCTATTTTTATCAAGAACAAGTTCAGATTCAATTCAAGAAAGCTTTGTACGCTGCTTACACGTGAATTCGGACAAATCATTCCCATTTGATGCATCAATATACACCCAAAACAATGCATCATTCACAACGGTTCTTGATTCCTCAGCACAGAACCTAAGGTTCTTGGTGCCTTCAGCACCCAAACcttccttcattttcacaccaaACACTGAGTCTCACGTCCAAGCAGCCGTCATCTGCGCCAAGAAGCTTAACATCCACCTCCGAGTGCGAAGCGGCGGCCATGACTACGAAGGCATGTCCTACGTTTCGGAGATCGAAACGCCTTTCATGGTCGTAGACTTGGCCAAGCTTCGCGCCATAAACGTTGACATGAAGAGCAACACGGCTTGGATTCAAGCCGGCGCCACCATCGGCGAAGTTTACTACAGAATTTACCAGAAGAGCTCTGTTCATGGCTTCCCTGCAGGACTCTGCACAAGCTTAGGTGTTGGAGGACACATCACCGGAGGTGCATACGGTTCCATGATGAGAAAATTCGGCCTCGGCGCCGATAACGTCCTCGACGCTCGAATGGTGGACGTTAACGGCAGGATTCTTGACAGAAGATCCATGGGGGAAGATCTGTTTTGGGCCATaagaggaggaggtggtggaAGCTTTGGAATCCTTCTATGGTGGAAGATAAAGCTGGTTGAAGTGCCTCCAACAGTTACGGTTTTCACAGTTCCAAGAACACTTGAAGAAGGTGGAACGAAGCTTCTTCATAGGTGGCAGGAAGTAGCACCTTACATTGATGAAAACCTGTTCATAAGAGTTATAATCCAACCTTCAAATGTAGGCAACACAACGAAAAGAACAATCACAACCGCTTACAATGCTCTCTACCTTGGTGGAGCAAGGAAGCTCCTTGAGGTGATGCAGAAGAGCTTCCCTGAACTGGGATTAACCGCCAAAGATTGCGAGGAAACAAGTTGGATCAAATCTGTTATGTACATTGCAGGGTATCCAGACAACACTCCCCCTCAAGTTCTTCTTCAGGGGAAGTCAACTTTCAAGAATTACTTCAAGGCCAAGTCTGATTTCGTGAGGCAGCCCATCCCGGTGGCCGGCCTCCGCGGCTTGTGGCAGAGGATGATGCAGGAGGAGAGCCCCTTGATGATTTGGAACCCTTATGGTGGAAAGATGAGTGACTTCTCAGAGTCTCATATTCCATTCCCTCACAGGAATGGAACACTTTTCAAGATTCAGTATGTCACTTTGTGGCAGGATGGAAAGGAGAATGCTGGAAAGCACATTGATTGGTTGAGGGATCTTTACACTTACATGGGTGCTTATGTGTCTAAGTCACCAAGGGAAGCTTATGTGAACTATAGAGATCTTGATTTGGGGATGAATTCCAAGAGCAGAACAAGCTTCAAGCAAGCTAGCAACTGGGGTTATAGGTATTTCAAGGGTAACTTCAAGAGATTGGTTAAGATCAAGACAAAGGTTGATCCTGGTAACTTCTTCAGGCATGAACAGAGTATTCCACCTCTTCCTTACTGA
- the LOC107631541 gene encoding uncharacterized protein LOC107631541, producing the protein MPPWKKNRVTRISQIVADLQSPSRGGSLVVETGFPTSLIDLFVKNRSRFTRTKSKRPLQPGIYDPPPPPPSTPVLSPVPETLSSGDLSVVRTHAPSLTPLVTVNDGGDDGGVSGSEEVNRVDECGCGSYSKSVLASSVKWKALFVVVVLISSVMKLTVGITVSAVTLLFLENVGKRFVGWWRTVGIKMEPFTVTVCNCVWFQKLMKLKSKKEDHCEEVAGVGGAGLMSLNETIEVVESESRSKVGGCCEKKWLEDIADSCEEGSRSNRFTWKGVKKLVPKKWRSSLRKRSKEREGESRWSGKEEKCSREEEVDDSNGMIMTWVEEEEEGVIRIHEVGKCCSWGHVIVLVTVLGGLLMGRLAALVLTLASCFLFKMLLRFHM; encoded by the coding sequence ATGCCGCCATGGAAGAAGAACAGGGTAACAAGAATATCTCAAATCGTTGCCGACCTTCAATCTCCAAGTCGCGGTGGCTCCCTCGTCGTCGAAACCGGATTCCCCACCTCCCTCATCGATCTCTTCGTCAAGAACCGAAGCCGCTTCACAAGAACCAAGTCAAAGAGACCTCTTCAACCCGGTATCTACGATCCTCCACCGCCACCGCCCTCCACGCCGGTGCTATCTCCTGTGCCGGAGACATTAAGTTCAGGCGATTTATCCGTGGTTCGGACCCACGCTCCGAGTTTGACACCGCTGGTAACTGTGAACGACGGTGGAGATGACGGCGGGGTATCGGGTTCGGAAGAGGTAAATCGGGTCGACGAATGCGGGTGTGGATCATATTCAAAATCTGTTCTTGCATCGTCCGTGAAGTGGAAGGCGTTGTTCGTGGTGGTGGTTTTGATTAGCAGCGTGATGAAGCTGACCGTTGGGATAACCGTGTCGGCAGTTACGCTTCTGTTTCTTGAAAACGTGGGGAAACGTTTCGTTGGGTGGTGGAGAACCGTGGGTATAAAAATGGAGCCTTTTACCGTAACGGTTTGTAATTGTGTTTGGTTTCAGAAACTGATGAAGTTGAAAAGCAAGAAAGAGGATCACTGTGAAGAAGTAGCGGGTGTTGGTGGCGCTGGATTGATGTCGTTGAATGAAACTATTGAGGTTGTTGAAAGTGAAAGCAGAAGCAAGGTTGGTGGTTGTTGTGAGAAGAAATGGTTGGAGGATATTGCGGATTCATGTGAAGAAGGTAGCCGAAGTAATAGGTTTACATGGAAGGGGGTGAAGAAACTGGTGCCTAAAAAGTGGAGAAGCTCTTTGAGAAAGAGAAGTAAAGAGAGAGAAGGTGAGTCTCGATGGAGTGGGAAAGAAGAGAAGTGTTCAAGAGAGGAGGAGGTTGATGATAGTAATGGAATGATCATGACttgggttgaagaagaagaagaaggtgtgaTTAGAATCCATGAAGTTGGGAAGTGTTGTTCATGGGGACACGTCATTGTGTTAGTGACAGTACTTGGTGGGCTCTTAATGGGTCGTTTGGCAGCACTCGTACTTACACTGGCGTCGTGTTTTCTTTTTAAGATGCTTTTGAGATTTCACATGTAA
- the LOC107631540 gene encoding tubulin beta chain, with product MREILHIQGGQCGNQIGAKFWEVICDEHGIDHTGKYSGDSELQLERINVYYNEASGGRYVPRAVLMDLEPGTMDSLRSGPIGQIFRPDNFVFGQSGAGNNWAKGHYTEGAELIDSVLDVVRKEAENCDCLQGFQVCHSLGGGTGSGMGTLLISKIREEYPDRMMLTFSVFPSPKVSDTVVEPYNATLSVHQLVENADECMVLDNEALYDICFRTLKLATPTFGDLNHLISATMSGVTCCLRFPGQLNSDLRKLAVNLIPFPRLHFFMVGFAPLTSRGSQQYRNLTVPELTQQMWDAKNMMCAADPRHGRYLTASAMFRGKMSTKEVDEQMINVQNKNSSYFVEWIPNNVKSSVCDIPPRGLKMASTFIGNSTSIQEMFRRVSEQFTAMFRRKAFLHWYTGEGMDEMEFTEAESNMNDLVAEYQQYQDATADEEEYGEEEEEAAA from the exons ATGAGAGAAATCTTGCACATCCAGGGTGGCCAGTGCGGCAACCAGATTGGTGCCAAATTCTGGGAAGTGATCTGCGACGAGCACGGCATTGATCACACCGGAAAGTACAGCGGCGATTCAGAGCTCCAGCTCGAGCGCATCAATGTCTATTACAACGAGGCCAGCGGCGGAAGGTACGTCCCACGCGCCGTCTTGATGGATCTGGAGCCTGGAACCATGGATTCTCTTAGATCCGGTCCGATTGGGCAGATCTTCCGCCCCGATAATTTCGTGTTCGGGCAGTCAGGTGCGGGTAACAACTGGGCCAAAGGTCACTACACCGAGGGAGCTGAGCTCATCGACTCCGTCTTGGATGTTGTCAGGAAGGAGGCCGAGAATTGCGATTGCTTGCAGG GATTTCAAGTCTGCCACTCTTTGGGAGGTGGTACTGGCTCAGGCATGGGAACCCTTCTCATCTCAAAGATCCGGGAAGAATATCCAGACCGTATGATGTTGACATTTTCCGTCTTTCCATCCCCCAAGGTGTCGGACACAGTTGTAGAGCCATACAATGCCACACTTTCTGTTCATCAGCTCGTTGAAAATGCTGATGAATGCATGGTCTTGGACAACGAAGCTCTCTATGATATCTGCTTCCGCACTTTGAAGCTTGCTACACCAACTT TTGGTGACCTTAACCACCTCATTTCTGCTACCATGAGTGGAGTTACTTGTTGTCTACGTTTCCCTGGGCAGCTGAACTCTGATCTTAGAAAGCTTGCTGTCAACCTTATCCCCTTCCCTCgtctccatttcttcatggttggGTTTGCACCCTTGACATCAAGAGGTTCCCAGCAGTATCGCAACTTGACTGTGCCTGAATTGACTCAGCAGATGTGGGATGCCAAGAACATGATGTGTGCTGCAGATCCACGCCACGGTCGTTATCTGACTGCCTCGGCAATGTTCCGTGGTAAGATGAGCACCAAGGAAGTGGATGAGCAGATGATAAATGTGCAAAACAAAAACTCTTCTTACTTTGTGGAGTGGATACCTAACAACGTGAAGTCTAGCGTGTGCGATATTCCACCTAGGGGTCTCAAGATGGCATCCACCTTCATTGGCAACTCAACATCAATTCAGGAGATGTTCAGGAGAGTTAGTGAGCAGTTCACAGCAATGTTCAGGCGCAAGGCTTTCTTGCATTGGTACACTGGAGAGGGAATGGACGAAATGGAGTTCACCGAGGCTGAGAGTAACATGAATGATCTAGTTGCAGAGTATCAGCAGTACCAGGATGCTACTGCTGATGAGGAAGAATAtggagaggaagaagaggaggctGCTGCTTAA